CGACACCATGCAGTTCATCAAGGCACCGGTGCACACCACGTGCATGGGGATGGCCGCCAGCATGGGCGCGTTCCTGCTTTGCGCCGGCGCCGCCGGTCATCGCAGCGCGCTGCCGCACTCGCGCATCATGATCCACCAGCCGTCGCAAAATGGTGGCGGTGGCTCGGCGTCGGATATCGAAATCCAAGCGCGCGAGATTCTGTATCTCCGCTCGAAGATGAACGAGCTCATGGCCAAGCACTCCGGCAAGCCGGTCGAGCAGGTCGAGCGCGATACCGATCGTGACCGTTTCATGAGCGCCGAAGACGCCAAGGTGTATGGCCTGGTCGACAACGTGATTCAGCATCAGGCGGAACTGGTTGCGGTAGCGAAGTAACGGAGAACTGAAAGCTCCCGAGTAAGCAGGGGGGAGGGTATCAGGTAGGAGGGAGCAGGAACCGCGTGCGGTTCACCTGCTTCGTCCTCCAAGTTCAAGGGGTCAGAGTCGGGGGGCGGCGGGGGGGGAAGAAGCAGGACCCCAGAAAACAAAAAACCCCCCCCCCC
The sequence above is drawn from the Gemmatimonas sp. genome and encodes:
- a CDS encoding ATP-dependent Clp protease proteolytic subunit — translated: MASIYMPYIIERSSRGERTYDIFSRLLMDRIVFLGSPINDDVANIIIAQMLFLEADNPEKPIHLYINSPGGSVSAGLAMYDTMQFIKAPVHTTCMGMAASMGAFLLCAGAAGHRSALPHSRIMIHQPSQNGGGGSASDIEIQAREILYLRSKMNELMAKHSGKPVEQVERDTDRDRFMSAEDAKVYGLVDNVIQHQAELVAVAK